The following are encoded together in the Falsibacillus albus genome:
- the fabZ gene encoding 3-hydroxyacyl-ACP dehydratase FabZ produces the protein MLDIQQIKEIIPHRYPFLLVDRILEVEEGKRAIGLKNVSANEEFFNGHFPNYPVMPGVLIVEALAQVGAVAMLKKEDNRGRLAFFTGIDNCRFKKQVKPGDQLRLEVEMVRVRGPIGKGKAVATVDGEIVCETELMFALGDKQE, from the coding sequence ATGCTAGATATTCAGCAGATAAAAGAGATTATCCCTCATCGTTATCCGTTTTTGTTAGTGGATCGCATTTTAGAGGTTGAAGAGGGGAAAAGGGCGATTGGCCTGAAAAATGTATCGGCCAATGAGGAGTTCTTTAATGGCCATTTTCCGAATTACCCTGTCATGCCGGGAGTACTGATCGTGGAAGCGTTGGCTCAGGTTGGTGCCGTTGCGATGCTTAAAAAAGAAGACAATCGCGGCCGATTGGCGTTTTTCACGGGCATTGACAACTGCCGCTTCAAAAAGCAAGTGAAGCCTGGCGACCAGCTTCGTTTAGAAGTGGAAATGGTGCGTGTCCGCGGACCGATTGGGAAAGGAAAAGCCGTGGCAACCGTTGACGGCGAAATCGTCTGCGAAACAGAGCTCATGTTTGCCCTCGGGGATAAGCAGGAATAA
- a CDS encoding S-layer homology domain-containing protein, whose protein sequence is MNDQRRTRSHQKLSDYQDHNSFPAWATKDIEKMLQFNIMTGHANGTFSLYENTDRAQMAKIIAQFLEFWNTCRHLLDGRYLFMIESIKIKKQMEIF, encoded by the coding sequence ATCAATGACCAGAGGAGAACTCGCAGTCATCAGAAACTTTCTGATTATCAAGATCACAACAGCTTTCCTGCCTGGGCAACAAAGGATATTGAAAAAATGCTTCAATTTAATATCATGACAGGTCACGCAAATGGGACTTTTAGTCTTTATGAAAATACCGATCGCGCGCAAATGGCCAAAATCATTGCTCAATTCCTTGAATTCTGGAATACCTGCCGTCATTTACTAGATGGCAGGTATTTATTTATGATAGAATCAATAAAAATCAAAAAACAAATGGAAATTTTTTGA
- a CDS encoding anti-repressor SinI family protein → MEIKELDKEWVALIDEALKIGLTEEEIRSFLQTAALKK, encoded by the coding sequence GTGGAGATAAAAGAACTGGATAAGGAATGGGTCGCATTGATTGATGAAGCATTGAAGATAGGTCTGACGGAGGAAGAAATTCGTTCTTTTTTACAAACAGCTGCATTAAAAAAGTGA
- a CDS encoding helix-turn-helix domain-containing protein, which produces MIGDRINQLRKERKMSMSELAEKAGVAKSYLSSIERNMQTNPSVQFLEKVAAALYVPIDSLIQETVNEKDLDSDWMRLVEDAMKSGISKQEFKEFIEFNKWKQNQK; this is translated from the coding sequence ATGATTGGAGATCGTATCAACCAATTGCGTAAAGAGAGAAAAATGTCCATGTCTGAACTGGCTGAAAAAGCGGGTGTGGCGAAGTCTTATCTTAGCTCTATTGAACGGAATATGCAGACGAATCCTTCTGTTCAATTTTTAGAAAAAGTGGCAGCAGCCTTATATGTGCCAATCGATTCACTTATCCAAGAGACAGTCAACGAAAAGGATTTGGATTCTGATTGGATGAGACTCGTAGAGGATGCTATGAAATCTGGGATTTCCAAACAGGAATTCAAGGAATTCATTGAATTCAATAAATGGAAGCAAAATCAAAAGTGA
- a CDS encoding YwpF-like family protein: MKTFKLITLQLAEDGDFLELPIKDGLIINKEDEHHTWLAEAFLDGEHYDYFRDLQENPEDLDVQVVITHPANDPAFFSMHIQCIKKMDGDISVLLEGHLKKPRSEYAELLLGDLMERGYSGDELLHEFKEKMISKPKIPKKVKQ; encoded by the coding sequence ATGAAAACCTTTAAATTAATTACGCTGCAATTAGCCGAGGACGGAGATTTTTTGGAATTGCCGATCAAGGATGGTTTGATCATCAATAAAGAGGACGAGCATCATACATGGCTTGCAGAGGCTTTCCTTGATGGGGAGCATTATGATTATTTTCGAGATCTTCAGGAAAACCCCGAAGATCTCGATGTTCAAGTCGTGATTACACACCCAGCCAACGACCCGGCTTTTTTCAGTATGCATATCCAATGCATCAAAAAAATGGACGGCGATATCAGCGTGTTATTAGAAGGTCATTTGAAGAAGCCGCGCAGTGAATATGCTGAACTGCTTTTGGGGGATCTCATGGAAAGGGGATATAGTGGAGACGAACTTTTGCATGAATTCAAGGAAAAAATGATCTCAAAACCAAAAATCCCTAAAAAGGTCAAACAATAA
- a CDS encoding single-stranded DNA-binding protein — translation MINQVTLVGRLTKKPDLRYTSEGKAVLNVTLAVNRPYRNSQGTSDADFVLCTLWNRTAENTAKYCNKGSVLGVTGRIHTRHYENSQGKRVYVTEVQADSVKFLGGRPAEDRELQSVMTDVKR, via the coding sequence TTGATTAACCAAGTGACGTTAGTGGGAAGGTTAACCAAAAAGCCGGATCTTAGGTACACCTCGGAAGGGAAGGCGGTTTTGAATGTAACGCTAGCGGTCAACCGGCCATACCGGAATAGCCAAGGGACTTCAGACGCGGACTTTGTGTTATGTACGTTGTGGAACCGTACAGCAGAGAACACGGCCAAGTACTGCAATAAAGGCTCTGTCCTGGGTGTGACCGGAAGAATACACACGAGGCACTATGAAAATTCACAGGGAAAACGGGTTTATGTGACAGAGGTGCAAGCGGATTCGGTTAAGTTTCTGGGAGGGAGACCCGCCGAAGACCGCGAGCTGCAGTCAGTGATGACGGATGTGAAGAGGTGA